CGCAGCCGGGGAAAAGAGTGGCTGCCAAGGTCGTGCAGTGTACAGGACTGAGCCCGGCAACGCGCCGCAACGGTTTATTGTGTCGTGCAGATGCCTCTATAGTGAGGCTCATCCGGGAAGTGGGGAGACCGTGTATGCCGTTGCCGTCCATGAAAGAGCAGTTCGCCGCGTTGATCGCCGCGCCGTCGGTCAGTTGCACCCAGGCGTCCCTGGATCAGACCAACCGCCCGGTAATCGATCTGCTTGCCGGCTGGCTGGGCGACCTGGGTTTCGCCATCGACATCCAGACCGTCAGCCCCGGCAAATTCAACCTGCTTGCCAGTTTCGGCAGCGGCCCCGGCGGCCTGGTGCTGGCCGGTCATAGCGACACCGTGCCGTATGACCCCGCGTTGTGGAAAACCGACCCGCTCACGCTGACGGAAGTTGACGGCCGCTGGGTAGGATTGGGCAGTTGCGACATGAAGGGCTTTTTCGCCCTGATCATTGAGGCTGTGTTGCCACTGCTGGATCAACCGTTCAGGCAGCCATTGCTGATCCTCGCCACCTGCGATGAAGAAAGCTCCATGTCCGGTGCGCGAGCGCTGGCCGAAGCCGGTCGCCCCCTGGGTCGTGCAGCGGTGATCGGCGAGCCGACCGGTCTCAAGCCGATCCGCCTGCATAAAGGCGTGATGATGGAGCGCATCGACATCCTCGGTCGCAGCGGTCATTCGTCGGACCCCAGTCTCGGTCACAGCGCCCTCGAGGCCATGCACGATGCCATCGGTGAATTGCGCGGCCTGCGCCTGGCCTGGCAGCGCGAATACCGCAACGCGCAATTCAGCGTGCCGCAACCGACCCTGAACTTCGGCTGTATCCACGGCGGTGACAACCCCAACCGCATCTGTGGCCAGTGCTCCCTGGAGTTCGACCTGCGACCCCTGCCCGGCATGGACCCTGAGGTGTTGCGCAACGCCATCCGGCAGAAGCTCCAACCCCTGGCCGAGCGCCATCAGGTCAAGATCGACTATGCGCCGCTGTTTCCCGCCGTGCCGCCATTCGAGCAGCCGGAAGACGCCGAGCTGGTGCGGGTCGCGGAACGTTTGACCGGTCATCGTGCCGAAGCAGTAGCGTTCGGCACCGAAGCGCCTTATCTTCAGCGCCTTGGTTGTGAAACCCTGGTGCTCGGCCCTGGCGATATCGCCTGTGCGCACCAGCCGGGCGAATACCTCGAAATGTCACGCTTGACGCCTACAGTGCGTCTATTGCGCGGATTGATCGAACATTACTGCCTCAAACCTGCATAAATTAACCCCTGCCTGTTCGTACATAGAAGGAGAGTGAGCGTGTCGCCAAGCCTGTTCCGACGATAACCATCAGCCCGCCGTGCGCTTTCACGATTCATCCTTTTTTGGCTGCTTTTTATTACAGGCCCAGGTGTTATGCCCGAATACGTCAATTGGCTTCGTCATGCTTCCCCTTACATCAATGCCCATCGTGACTGCACCTTTGTGGTCATGTTGCCTGGCGACGGTGTGGACCATCCCAACTTCGGCAATATCGTCCACGACCTGGTACTGCTCCACAGCCTGGGCGTGCGCCTGGTGCTGGTGCACGGTTCGCGCCCACAGATCGAAGCGCGCCTTGAAGCGCGCGGCCTTACCCCGGCATACCACGAAGGTATGCGCATCACCGATGCCGCCACCCTGGAGTGCGTGATCGATGCGGTCGGCCATCTGCGTATCGCCATCGAAGCGCGCCTGTCGATGGACATGGCCTCATCGCCCATGCAGGGCTCGCGCCTGCGCGTGGCCAGCGGCAACCTGGTGACCGCGCGTCCCATCGGCGTGCTCGAAGGCGTGGACTACCACCATACCGGCGAAGTGCGCCGGGTCGACCGCAAGGGCATCAATCGGCTGCTCGACGAGCGCTCGATCGTATTGCTCTCGCCGCTGGGTTACTCGCCGACCGGGGAGATCTTCAACCTGGCCTGTGAAGATGTCGCTACCCGCGCCGCCATCGACCTGGGGGCGGATAAGTTGCTGCTGTTCGGTGCCGATCTTGG
The sequence above is drawn from the Pseudomonas quebecensis genome and encodes:
- the argE gene encoding acetylornithine deacetylase — its product is MPLPSMKEQFAALIAAPSVSCTQASLDQTNRPVIDLLAGWLGDLGFAIDIQTVSPGKFNLLASFGSGPGGLVLAGHSDTVPYDPALWKTDPLTLTEVDGRWVGLGSCDMKGFFALIIEAVLPLLDQPFRQPLLILATCDEESSMSGARALAEAGRPLGRAAVIGEPTGLKPIRLHKGVMMERIDILGRSGHSSDPSLGHSALEAMHDAIGELRGLRLAWQREYRNAQFSVPQPTLNFGCIHGGDNPNRICGQCSLEFDLRPLPGMDPEVLRNAIRQKLQPLAERHQVKIDYAPLFPAVPPFEQPEDAELVRVAERLTGHRAEAVAFGTEAPYLQRLGCETLVLGPGDIACAHQPGEYLEMSRLTPTVRLLRGLIEHYCLKPA